The DNA window ATCATGTCCTCATAGGTCAGAAACAGGATGTTGTACTGGTCTCTCTTACTGTGCCACTTCGATGTGGTCGAACCAGACGAAGCACCAACTGTAGATCAGTAACAGGGTCATACAGGTCAATACAGTATCTTGCGgattgtcaaaagtagtgtaacTGTGAAAAAGGGGGTGATATTTTAGAACACAGGCTGTCGTGGGGTCATAACAGGCATGTGTCCCACATGGTACCCATCCCCTATTTGGACTGGGAGCCCATGAAGCCATGGTGAAAATGAGTTCACTATGTAGGCAATAGGCTATTCATTTGGGACAAAACCAATGGTGTTATATGAATGATGTCTTCACTCTACCATTCCCTGCTAACCACTGGTCCAGAAAGTCCTCGAAACTCTTTGGGGTCTCCAACATGGCCCAGTTAAAACACCAGTGATAGTAGGAAGTCACGTTGTCCTTCGGGTTCCGCATCACATAGATCATCTGAGAATGAGAATATTTACAGCCCTACGGGCCTCCGTGtaggacacacagatacacatatacagacacacacatcacaactctGTTAACATTCTCATTCTATCCTCCTTGTGCCTACCTTGCCTTCTTGTCCCTCAGGCCTGGCGGCATTAGGACAGGGTGAGGTGGGAGGCGAATAGACGCGGGTTAGCGTAAGGAGTAGTCGGTGCGTTTTCCAATATACTCCAGCCACGGCATCATCTCCAAGTTGTTGGGATAGATATCACCCATCTCTGACTCACAGATAGAAGTGATGATCTGCTGTGTCCAGATGGTTCCTGCAGGTTAGGAAAGGTGTCAGTCATAAAGCTGGGCCCGACTCGGTGGAAAGGGGATTCGAAAAACAACAAAGCGGTCACCCTGCCAGAGCTGAAAGGGCTGGAGTAAAAACAAGCACTAAGACAGTTTAACTATTTCCTCATGAGAAACATTTAAGTTATATATATTacccaaaacatacctccaggctgtgtattgtttatttgaccaaggagagtgatgaagtgctgcatcagataacctggccttcacaatcactcGATCTCAACAACCCaagtgagatggtttgggatgagttggaccgcagagtgaaggaaaagcagccaacaagtgctcagcatatgtgggaactccttcaagactgttagaaaagcattccttatgaagctggttgagggaatgccagagtgtgcaacgctgtcatcaaggtaaagggaagctactttgaagaatcttaaatataaaatagatttagatttggtgtgttcaaacttttgactgctacttttatatatataacacacaaaCTCATTTAAAGGTTCTTCTTTATTTGTATTTTCATGTtgaaaccaaaaaaagtgttaaacaaatctaaatctattttatattttagattcttcaaagtagctaccctttaccttgatgacagcgttgcacactcttggcattccctcaacctgcttcatgaaaaatgcttttccaacagtctgaaggagttcccacatatgctgagcacttgttggctgcttttccttcactctgcggtccaactcatcccaaaccatctcacttGGGTTGTTGAGATCgagtgattgtgaaggccaggttatctgatgcagcacttcatcactctccttggtcaaataaacaatacacagcctggaggtatgttttgggtAATTTTTCTGTTGAAAAACTAAAGATAGTCCCCCTagcgtaaaccagatgggatgacgtattGCTGCAGAAGCTGTGGTACCCAAAGGGTGCtcgttaagtgtgtcttgaaatGTAAATAAATCACTGTTTTACAGTGCCAACAGCAAATCACccacacaccatccacctcctcctccatgcttcatggtgggaaccatacatgagagataatccgttcacctcctctgcgtctcacaaaggccagagcggttggaaccaaaaatctcaaatttagactcagaccaaaggacagatttccggtctaatgtccattggactcgtgtttcttggcccaagcaagtctcttcttattattggtgtcctgtttagtagtgatttctttgcagcacaTTACGACCATGAAAAGGAAAAGGCTgctgaagttctatcaacacatcaaCTGTAGTACTCACGCTGCTAAAACACTcaaccactgctactccaacttctgGGATGCAAAAGccaagtgtgtaaagctgtcatcaaggataaagtggctactttgaagaatcttaattaatataaaatataatttgatttgttttacaattgtttggttactacattattccatatgtgttatttcatagttttgatgtcttcactattattctacaatgtagaataaaaccctggaatgagtaggtgtgtccaaacttttaattTTGGTAATTTTGCTGTGGTCTCTTCAAAGCTTTTTTCCAGAGCTGTATATATTTACTgtacctttttctccccaattggtagttagtcttgtcccatcgctgcaactcccgtgcgGACTCGGGAGGAGTGAAGGTCCAGAACCGTGTGTCCAAATCTAAAACGACCCTGCCTTGACCGCACTGCtttttgacacactgctcgctttaCTCGTGGATATGAATAGCCGTACCCATGTGTCCGGAGGAAACACTAGAGCGCGATAAGGACAAGGACATCACGGCCGGGCAAACCCTGCCCCTAATGTACAGCCGACCCAGATCGAACCCTGTAATGACGCCTCGAGCACTGCAGTGCCCAGACCGCTGCTCAACTTTTGTATAATTAAATTTTTCAATAATCAATGGATATCATTAATTTACaaatccaaaaatggatgttCCAATCCCGGATTTCCCTTTAACTTTCTAAAATGCTGTTTTTATGCTCTCTACTTATAATGGTTTCTCAACCTCACTGATTACCTAAACAGAGCCGAGATCGCAACCTTTTTCATGGCTAGTACCCCCGTGTATGATAAGTGTTTCTAGACCATCTGAAAAGCTGTTTTTCCATCCAGCAGATTTGTCACTCACCTGACTTAGGGTAAGTGACCAGAAAGATGTCACTGTCCCGGATCTCAAAGCTCTGCAGGGAGTCAATGTGCTCAGCGTTGACCAAATCCTTCGCAAACACATAGTCCTTGTACTTGACCAGGTCATCGGTGATCTTCTCCATAATAATGGTCGTTTTGTATAAATATTAGTATCTACAGTGGATATGAATAGATATGCTACAAAGAACCAAATTAAGTTGGAAATACAGCACGTTTAGACTTTGGAACGTGTGGTAAGGTTCGCGGAGTTATTACGAGTAAGATTCACTGATGTTGCAATAATGTACACTCCCGAGTCGTCATTCTAACGCCCCGACATACATTGCAGTcggtaaatattcagaccccttgactctttccacattttgttacattacagccttattctacaatggattaaatCGTCCCTCCCcctaatcaatcaaatgtattacaaaaaaaaactgaaatattacatttacataagtattaagaccctatattcaatactttgttgaagcacctttggtactggtgattacagcatcgagtcttgggtatgatgatacaagcttggcacacctgtaatttgggagtttctcccagtcttctctgcagatcctttcaagctttgattggtggagtactgcagagacaCTTGTTATACTAGTGTATACACCCTTGTGTTAAACTGGTGGTTTACACCCTTGTGTTAAACTGGTGGTTTACACCCTTGTGTTAAACTGGTGGTTTACACCTTGTGTTAAACTGGTGGTTTACACCCTTGCGTTAAACTGGTGGTTTACACCCTTGCGTTAAACTGGTGGTTTACACCCTTGCGTTAAACTGGTGGTTTACACCTTGCGTTAAACTGGTGGTTTACACCCTTGCGTTAAACTGGTGGTTTACACCCTTGCGTTAAACTGGTGGTTTACACCCTTGCGTTAAACTGGTGGTTTACACCTTGCGTTAAACTGGTGGTTTACACCCTTGCGTTAAACTGGTGGTTTACACCCTTGCGTTAAACTGGTGGTTTACACCCTTGCGTTAAACTGGTGGTTTACACCCTTGCGTTAAACTGGTGGTTTACACCCTTGCGTTAAACTGGTGGTTTACACCCTGCGTTAAACTGGTGGTTTACACCCTTGCGTTAAACTGGTGGTTTACACCCTTGCGTTAAACTGGTGGTTTACACCCTTGCGTTAAACTGGTGGTTTACACCCTTGCGTTACACCGACAGCGAGGATTTGTGAAGAGCAGAATAAACAACCTCTGCATCATCAAAACAGTTGCTTTCCGAGGTGTTAAAGTTCAGTTGTCATTGTTATGTAACTGCAGGCTGAAAAGGTACCCGTTGCCTGGCTTCGGCCCCAagtgagagcaggggagagggtagacagaCTTCCAGTGTGTGAAGATAACCCTGAAGTGAGGGGTACacttctcctcctctcgtctctcttacctctccttcctcccctctgttcctctgggtaGGAGTTAAAACCGGACTGGGTCTGGAGAGATGAACCTCTCCCACTGCCTTTCTCCCTGGCCCTGAGAAGGTACAGAAACGCAGACATGTTGATTCTGCTGTCACAGACAAGGGTGTATAATACCAAGCTGAGACCAGTGTCGGTACAGAGATTTGTCAAGTAGGCCCACGTCTGAGACGGAGCAAATAAAGTTGACCATACATCATCTGACTTTAAGACGAAACGGATGGATGGGTTACTGTCATGAGGTGTTTTGATAAACTACACTTCCTAAACACAATCATATTGCCATAGTAGGTCATTTCAGAGAGAGAAAAGCCAGACGGTGAGCCACCAGAGGTTCTGACAGTAGCACTGCATCTAGTAAAAGCTGTGGAATTTACATTTCCTAAACACAACAATAAGCAAAGTGTATCTAGCAATATAGCTCATCCAGCAGCTCCTGCAGTTAGGAATGGCGCCGAAGGAAAAGGCCGTTTTTTACGATCCCGTAACCAATTGCGTGTTTTttcacgttatttgtaacttactttgtacataatgtttctgccaccttgtctcatgaccgaaaagagcttctagatatcaggacagcgattactcaccctgTACTGGAGGAATAATTTTTTCTTCAACAAGTCAGACGAGAAGAATTTACTTCAGACGCtcgacaaggccctcatccccgtcattcgcaggagaaagagacaggggtaTCGGGGACGAAGGtctgggtgccttgtaaggatccgacgccgagagggtaatctacctttaccatcggtcctattagccaacgtacaatcaatcgataataaaatagacaaactacGATCACCTATATAGTCTACCAACGGACATTagaaactgtaatatcttatgtttcaccgagtcgtggctgaatgacgacatgaacaaca is part of the Oncorhynchus masou masou isolate Uvic2021 unplaced genomic scaffold, UVic_Omas_1.1 unplaced_scaffold_6183, whole genome shotgun sequence genome and encodes:
- the LOC135536440 gene encoding amine sulfotransferase-like, with amino-acid sequence MEKITDDLVKYKDYVFAKDLVNAEHIDSLQSFEIRDSDIFLVTYPKSGTIWTQQIITSICESEMGDIYPNNLEMMPWLEYIGKRTDYSLR